A part of Cannabis sativa cultivar Pink pepper isolate KNU-18-1 chromosome 6, ASM2916894v1, whole genome shotgun sequence genomic DNA contains:
- the LOC133038968 gene encoding putative disease resistance RPP13-like protein 1: protein MTFSLCLTFFTLVILRSPADVLYVIEQMKQFFMLFLLQTCKKEEYHAANIKKTAGFSTPVAAQHAAVSRNMDWMNPPSGRLKLNTDSTIDTMNNLSGFGAVLRNCSSQIIAAMAIPFQGCFSPEITEALALMHSLQWIKESANNAVHLLARFGLSVESKCLWMEEMPPPLMPIFEENKETLVRWSDHMVRWGPIGRKIVNKCKGVPLAVKSMAGLLRSMRTCEDWRHVLQSDAWKRHDCRDIGIVPALWLSYRFLPPYLKPCLSYLSIFPKDYEFRDVDRKQLILIWMAEGLLQPQEGRTIQNVGEDYLNALISRSFFQRNTRNDSFSMHDLIHDLVVYVSGQSFLLYDRYTKDLHELSSKTHHLCYYYLFNTKEIDFTKVKNLRSLISLPFSSISPSCLETFVQEVVLRNGGLRVLSFVGEHIDSIRNLKHLRYLDASSREVKELPASICGLHNLETLLLSECRMLTQLPDSIGNLKYLRYLDVSYTKVKELPDSVCLLYNLETLLLESCNELTLLPTKICELINLRHLNIKWSSVEEMPPRICNMKNLQKLSDFVLCENDGYKIKELGRLDNLHGRLCISGLEHVREVSDVLEVNLNHKEYLTELRLEWKWYCETNDSIRDREILTALQPHPNLKSLEIVCYEGTKLPEWVVDPLYSNLEVVFLSGQNCCLSLLSFQRLRSLKKLDIVGKIHVSNEFCNNSSHDSFPVLEEIHLERITALDWSSINTNYQNGDIFPCLKSFALHSCRSVKVALPMGNFPSLEVLYVISCDELVTVFPSSSTDIDVAYPSLKSLKIKECSRLELVSEMGLLPVSLESLHIESCNTVIGSRMQWNLQRLSKLTELTLGDYGGVVDSFPEEGLLPPSLTILYIMNFDKLTALNANGFHHLTSLQQLLLFRLEKLECLPIGLPQTLTTLWIEDCRLLIPSDSSLDEVRTEEPLVSFSTDLCDF, encoded by the exons TGTGTCTGACATTCTTCACACTCGTCATATTGCGGTCTCCGGCCGATGTTCTCTATGTAATAGAGCAAATGAAACAATTTTTCATGCTCTTTTTATTGCAAACGTGCAAAAAAG AAGAATACCATGCTGCCAACATCAAGAAGACTGCTGGTTTTTCTACACCAGTAGCAGCACAACATGCGGCTGTGTCACGGAATATGGATTGGATGAACCCTCCTTCGGGTCGCCTGAAATTGAACACAGATTCAACGATTGACACAATGAATAATCTTTCTGGTTTTGGAGCAGTCCTCAGGAATTGTTCAAGCCAAATTATAGCTGCCATGGCTATCCCCTTTCAAGGATGTTTCTCACCAGAAATTACAGAAGCTTTAGCTCTTATGCATAGTCTTCAATGGATCAAGGA ATCTGCTAATAATGCTGTGCACCTGCTTGCGCGGTTTGGTCTTTCAGTGGAATCTAAATGTTTATGGATGGAGGAAATGCCTCCTCCCCTAATGCCTATT tttgagGAAAACAAAGAGACACTGgttcgatggtcggaccacatggtccgatggggtccgattggAAGAAAAATTGTCAACAAGTGCAAGGGCGTTCCTTTAGCTGTAAAATCAATGGCTGGTCTTTTACGATCGATGCGAACTTGTGAAGATTGGAGACATGTACTACAAAGTGATGCGTGGAAAAGACATGACTGTCGCGACATCGGAATTGTTCCAGCTTTGTGGTTGAGCTATAGATTTCTACCTCCTTATTTGAAGCCTTGTTTGTCTTATCTATCAATATTTCCCAAAGATTACGAATTTCGTGATGTTGATAGAAAACAACTAATTTTGATATGGATGGCGGAAGGTCTTTTACAGCCTCAAGAAGGAAGAACAATTCAAAATGTTGGAGAAGACTACTTGAATGCTTTAATATCGAGATCATTTTTTCAAAGAAACACAAGAAATGATTCTTTTTCTATGCACGATCTTATTCATGATCTTGTTGTGTATGTATCTGGTCAGAGTTTTTTATTGTATGATCGCTACACAAAAGACTTGCACGAGCTAAGTAGCAAGACTCATCATCTATGTTACTATTATTTATTCAATACAAAAGAAATTGACTTTACTAAAGTGAAGAATTTGCGCAGCCTGATTTCATTACCATTTAGTTCAATTTCACCTTCATGTCTTGAAACATTTGTGCAAGAAGTTGTGTTAAGGAATGGAGGACTAAGAGTTCTTTCTTTTGTTGGAGAGCATATTGATTCGATTAGAAATTTAAAGCATTTGAGGTACTTGGATGCATCGAGTAGAGAAGTGAAAGAGTTACCTGCTTCTATTTGTGGGTTGCACAATTTGGAAACACTGTTGTTGAGTGAGTGCAGAATGCTCACCCAGTTGCCTGATTCGATtggaaatttaaaatatctcaGGTACTTAGATGTATCTTACACAAAAGTCAAAGAGTTACCTGATTCTGTGTGTCTCCTGTATAATCTGGAAACACTCTTGTTGGAATCTTGCAATGAACTCACTTTGTTGCCTACCAAAATATGTGAGCTAATCAACCTTCGCCATCTTAACATCAAATGGTCGTCAGTAGAAGAGATGCCGCCGAGGATATGCAACATGAAAAATCTTCAAAAGTTAAGTGATTTTGTTTTGTGTGAAAATGATGGGTACAAGATCAAAGAGTTGGGTAGGTTGGATAATCTCCATGGACGCTTGTGTATTTCAGGGCTTGAGCATGTTAGAGAAGTGAGTGATGTTTTAGAAGTCAACTTAAATCACAAAGAGTATCTCACAGAGCTTAGATTGGAATGGAAATGGTATTGTGAAACAAATGATTCTATTAGGGACAGAGAAATACTTACTGCACTCCAACCACATCCAAATTTGAAGAGCCTCGAGATAGTCTGTTATGAAGGTACGAAATTGCCGGAGTGGGTAGTAGATCCATTGTACTCTAATTTGGAAGTAGTTTTTCTAAGCGGTCAAAATTGTTGTTTGTCTTTACTATCATTTCAGCGCCTGCGTTCATTGAAAAAGCTTGATATTGTGGGCAAAATCCATGTATCTAATGAATTTTGTAATAATTCTTCGCATGATTCATTTCCAGTTTTAGAAGAGATACATCTCGAAAGGATAACTGCATTAGATTGGTCGTCTATCAATACAAATTATCAAAATGGTGACATTTTCCCCTGTTTGAAGAGCTTTGCTTTACATTCCTGTAGGAGTGTAAAGGTGGCATTACCTATGGGTAATTTTCCATCTTTGGAAGTGCTCTATGTTATCAGTTGTGATGAATTGGTGACTGTATTTCCATCCAGTAGTACTGATATTGATGTTGCATATCCCTCCCttaaaagtttgaaaataaaggaGTGTTCAAGGTTGGAGTTAGTTTCAGAAATGGGATTACTGCCCGTTTCTTTAGAAAGTCTACATATTGAATCCTGCAATACGGTGATAGGAAGTCGTATGCAATGGAATTTGCAGAGACTCTCAAAGTTGACTGAATTAACACTTGGCGATTATGGAGGAGTGGTGGATTCATTTCCCGAGGAAGGGCTGCTCCCACCTAGTTTGACAATTCTTTACATAATGAACTTTGATAAGCTTACAGCTCTAAACGCCAATGGTTTTCACCACCTCACCTCACTTCAACAGTTGCTGCTTTTTAGGTTGGAAAAGTTAGAGTGCTTGCCAATAGGACTTCCCCAGACTCTTACTACTTTGTGGATAGAAGATTGTCGTCTGTTAATTCCAAG